The DNA sequence GGCAACCCGTGAACGTGGCAGCCGTGGCCCACGGGTTTTCGCGTCCGGCGATCTGAAACTGCTGTTGCTGGCGCTGATTGCCGAACAGCCTTGCCACGGCTATGACCTGATCCGCCGGATCGGGCACATGTTCGACGGTGCCTACAGTCCCAGCCCCGGCGTGATCTACCCGACCCTGACCTTCCTGGAAATGAGCACGCTAATCACCTGCGGCGTCGAGGACGGAAAAAAATGCTACAGAGTGACCGACGCCGGACGTCTATCCCTTGAAGACCAGGCCGTGGCGCTGGAGGAAGTGCGCAGGCGTATTGAAGCCAGCAAGCGCACGCTGCGCGGACAGGATCGGCCTCCGGAAATCCACGAAGCGGTGTATAACCTGCGGCATGCGCTACAAAAGCATCCTGGCCACTGGAGCCCGGAAGAAATCATGCGGGTATGCGACTTGCTCAACGACACCGCCAAAGCCATTATCGACGGCCCCGACCGTCCACCCGTTTCGGAGTCAACACCATGACTGAAGTCGATCCCAACACCATTCACCGAGTCAACCACGAGGTCAAACGCCGTCGCCTGGAAGTCTTGCGGGTGCAGGACCTGACCCCGCGGATGCGCCGCATCACCGTCGGCGGGCCGGAACTGGCCGGGTTCGTCAGCCTGGGCACGGATGATCACGTAAAGCTGTTTTTCCCCCAGAACGCTGAGGAACGGGCGGCCCTGGAAAGCGTCAACCTCAGCGCCGGCAAGGCCCAGGGCGCGTTACCGGAAATGCGCGACTACACCCCGCGCCGCTATGACCTGGACACCCTGGAGATGGACATCG is a window from the Pseudomonas brassicacearum genome containing:
- a CDS encoding PadR family transcriptional regulator, with protein sequence MTVSYSLPKNDGFEHPPATRERGSRGPRVFASGDLKLLLLALIAEQPCHGYDLIRRIGHMFDGAYSPSPGVIYPTLTFLEMSTLITCGVEDGKKCYRVTDAGRLSLEDQAVALEEVRRRIEASKRTLRGQDRPPEIHEAVYNLRHALQKHPGHWSPEEIMRVCDLLNDTAKAIIDGPDRPPVSESTP